One window of the Vigna radiata var. radiata cultivar VC1973A unplaced genomic scaffold, Vradiata_ver6 scaffold_167, whole genome shotgun sequence genome contains the following:
- the LOC106779674 gene encoding potassium transporter 6: MDLEGGTRRYSAKRESWRTVLTLAYQSLGVVYGDLSISPLYVFRSTFAEDIKHTESNDEVFGVLSLVFWTITLIPLVKYVFVVLKADDNGEGGTFALYSLLCRHARVSSLPNCQVADEELSEYKKDSRGAAPERSFALRLKSTFERHRVLQRVLLVLALIGTCMVIGDGILTPAISVFSAVSGLELSMSKETHAYVEVPASCIILIGLFALQHYGTHRVGFLFAPVIIVWLFCISAIGIYNIFHWNPHVYKALSPYYAFQLLRKTQKGGWMALGGILLCITGAEAMFADLGHFSQLSIKIAFTSVVYPSLILAYMGQAAYLSKHHDIDQDYHFGFYVSVPEKLRWPVLAIAILAAVVGSQAIITGTFSIIKQCSALSCFPRVKVIHTSSKIHGQIYIPEVNWLLMILCLAVTVCFRDTKRLGNASGLAVITVMLVTTCLMSLVIVLCWHQNVLLALGFVFVFGTIEALFFSASLIKFLQGAWVPVALALVFLTFMYVWHYGTLKKYEYDVQNKVSINWLLGLSPSIGIVRVRGVGLIHTELVSGIPVIFSHFVTNLPAFHEVLVFLCIKHVPVPHVRPDERFLVGRVGPKEFRIYRCIVRYGYRDVHKDDVEFENDLLCSIAEFIRTEKTGLNSSNDEPGKDDRMAVVGTCSTHSLLKSEENVENVENAGPSELKEIKSPKVIKQEKKRVRFLVPESPKIDTDAKKELEEVMEAREGGVAYIIGQTHMRAKPGSSLVKKIAINIVYEFLRRNSRAPSFVTGVPHASSLEVGMMYQV, from the exons ATGGATCTAGAAGGTGGAACTCGTCGATACTCTGCTAAG AGAGAGTCGTGGAGAACGGTTTTGACTCTGGCGTACCAGAGTCTGGGTGTAGTGTACGGTGATTTGAGCATTTCGCCGTTGTACGTTTTCAGAAGCACGTTTGCGGAGGACATTAAGCACACAGAGAGCAACGACGAGGTTTTCGGCGTTTTGTCGCTGGTGTTTTGGACTATAACGCTGATTCCTTTGGTGAAGTACGTGTTTGTTGTGCTGAAAGCTGATGATAACGGCGAGGGAGGCACGTTCGCGTTGTACTCGTTATTGTGCCGCCACGCGCGGGTGAGTTCGCTGCCGAATTGCCAGGTGGCAGACGAGGAGTTGTCGGAGTACAAGAAGGATTCGCGCGGCGCGGCTCCTGAGAGGAGCTTCGCGTTGCGGCTCAAAAGCACGTTTGAGAGGCACAGGGTTCTGCAGAGGGTTTTACTTGTCCTGGCTCTGATTGGGACTTGCATGGTCATTGGGGATGGCATCCTCACGCCGGCTATTTCGG TTTTCTCGGCTGTTTCTGGATTGGAGCTTTCAATGTCCAAGGAGACGCACGCAT ATGTTGAAGTTCCAGCTTCATGCATCATATTGATAGGGTTGTTTGCTCTTCAACATTATGGCACGCACAGAGTTGGCTTCTTGTTTGCTCCTGTAATTATTGTGTGGCTTTTCTGCATTAGTGCCATTGGaatatacaatatatttcaCTGGAATCCCCATGTATACAAAGCACTCTCTCCATATTATGCTTTCCAACTCTTGAGGAAAACTCAAAAGGGAGGTTGGATGGCCCTTGGTGGAATTTTACTGTGCATCACAG GAGCAGAAGCCATGTTTGCTGATCTTGGGCACTTTAGCCAATTATCAATCAAG ATTGCTTTTACATCTGTGGTTTATCCATCTTTAATTCTTGCATATATGGGGCAAGCTGCTTATCTATCTAAACATCATGACATTGACCAAGATTATCACTTTGGGTTTTACGTATCTGTACCAG AGAAATTGAGATGGCCTGTTCTGGCCATAGCCATACTAGCTGCAGTTGTTGGTAGTCAAGCCATTATCACTGGAACGTTCTCAATCATCAAGCAGTGCTCTGCATTAAGTTGTTTCCCGAGAGTGAAAGTGATTCACACATCATCAAAAATTCATGGGCAAATATATATCCCTGAGGTCAATTGGCTATTGATGATATTGTGCTTGGCAGTAACTGTTTGTTTCAGAGACACAAAGCGCCTGGGTAATGCCTCAG GTTTGGCAGTTATCACAGTGATGCTGGTGACCACCTGTTTGATGTCACTGGTTATTGTTCTATGCTGGCACCAGAATGTCCTCCTTGCACTTGGGTTTGTTTTCGTATTTGGCACCATTGAGGCTCTCTTCTTCTCTGCTTCTCTTATCAAGTTCCTGCAAGGAGCATGGGTGCCTGTAGCGTTGGCTCTTGTATTTCTGACTTTCATGTATGTCTGGCACTACGGCACACTCAAAAAGTATGAATATGATGTTCAAAACAAGGTTTCCATCAACTGGCTTCTCGGCCTAAGTCCTAGCATAGGCATAGTCCGAGTGCGTGGGGTTGGCCTTATACACACCGAACTAGTTTCTGGAATTCCAGTAATCTTCTCCCACTTTGTAACCAACCTCCCAGCATTCCATGAAGTCCTAGTTTTCCTCTGCATCAAACACGTGCCAGTTCCACATGTTAGACCTGATGAACGGTTTCTGGTTGGTCGCGTTGGTCCGAAAGAGTTCAGAATCTACCGGTGCATAGTGAGATATGGATACCGTGACGTCCACAAAGATGATGTTGAGTTTGAGAATGATCTTTTGTGCAGCATAGCAGAGTTCATTCGCACAGAAAAAACCGGACTGAACTCTTCAAATGATGAACCTGGAAAGGATGACAGAATGGCAGTTGTTGGAACTTGTTCTACTCATTCCCTTTTGAAGAGCGAGGAGAATGTAGAGAATGTAGAGAATGCAGGGCCATCAGAACTGAAGGAGATAAAGTCACCAAAGGTTATAAAGCAGGAGAAGAAAAGAGTAAGGTTTTTGGTACCTGAGAGTCCAAAGATTGACACAGATGCAAAGAAAGAGTTAGAGGAGGTTATGGAAGCAAGGGAAGGTGGGGTAGCTTACATTATAGGACAGACACACATGAGAGCAAAACCAGGGTCTAGCCTGGTGAAAAAAATAGCCATTAATATAGTGTATGAATTCCTAAGAAGAAATAGCAGGGCACCCTCCTTTGTCACTGGTGTGCCTCATGCATCATCTCTGGAAGTTGGGATGATGTATCAAGTTTAA